From Desulfofalx alkaliphila DSM 12257, one genomic window encodes:
- a CDS encoding isoaspartyl peptidase/L-asparaginase family protein — MDVVMVHGSVETSDKAFMLDILKGAALQGSKFLPKSPVDAAECAVRVMEDDPHLNAGYGSVLNLDGEVEMDASIMDGLNNRCGAVCVVKGIKNPVSLARLVMEETPHVILAGEGATKFAQRKGFQTVDMVSPEQRNSYELAMELIKQGKKIDFSAFTGLPKGHDTVGCVVSSNGHLVAASSTGGSFLKIPGRVGDTPIIGGGIYASKHCAVVCTGLGEAFIETAMAKWVEHLVAAGMPPQQAARQAILKLNQKKQAPGGVLVVDSAGSVGAAHNTGSFPVGLVINGQVVQNFKPERIDAATTI; from the coding sequence ATGGATGTAGTTATGGTGCATGGTAGTGTTGAAACAAGTGATAAAGCATTTATGCTTGATATATTAAAAGGTGCTGCCCTGCAAGGCAGTAAATTTTTGCCCAAAAGTCCGGTTGATGCTGCAGAGTGTGCAGTTAGAGTAATGGAAGATGACCCCCACCTAAATGCAGGCTATGGCTCTGTGTTGAACTTAGATGGTGAGGTGGAAATGGATGCTTCGATAATGGACGGCCTAAATAATCGGTGTGGGGCGGTATGTGTGGTAAAGGGAATAAAAAATCCTGTGTCCCTGGCCAGGTTGGTGATGGAGGAGACCCCCCACGTTATTTTGGCCGGTGAGGGTGCCACCAAGTTTGCCCAACGGAAAGGTTTCCAGACAGTGGACATGGTATCTCCAGAACAAAGAAATTCTTATGAACTGGCTATGGAACTAATAAAACAAGGGAAAAAAATTGACTTTAGTGCCTTTACCGGATTGCCCAAAGGTCATGATACTGTGGGGTGTGTAGTTTCTTCAAATGGACATTTGGTTGCTGCATCGTCCACAGGAGGGTCCTTTTTAAAAATACCCGGTAGGGTAGGGGATACGCCCATAATCGGTGGTGGAATTTATGCTTCTAAGCACTGTGCTGTTGTGTGTACAGGGCTGGGAGAGGCTTTTATCGAAACTGCCATGGCAAAATGGGTAGAGCATTTGGTGGCCGCAGGAATGCCACCCCAGCAGGCCGCCAGGCAGGCTATACTGAAACTGAACCAAAAAAAGCAGGCACCGGGTGGAGTACTGGTGGTGGATAGTGCAGGTTCGGTGGGAGCTGCCCACAACACCGGCAGTTTTCCGGTGGGTTTAGTGATCAATGGCCAAGTGGTGCAGAATTTTAAGCCTGAAAGAATAGATGCGGCCACAACCATTTAA
- a CDS encoding Mur ligase family protein, with protein sequence MRLCLSTAVIGGKLSSLLSRLAGGQGSSLPGLVARRIYPHTLRDLASQVKKGIIMVTGTNGKTTTNNMIAKVMQAGGHQVIINEEGANMITGVTACFIRSASCTGTIEYDYALLEVDEASFPKVVNEVKPQVVVVTNFFRDQLDRYGELDTTVGLVTDTLKKIKDVTLVLNADDPLVAQMGKSTGHNAIYFGIAKEQEDSGTGGQNKEARFCAFCNNILNYSYYHYSQLGDYSCENCGFRRPQAHVEAIVSKLEAGAGALTTEICYENRCANISLYTTGFYNLYNALAAFTVGLVMQIEEHEIQRGLERYTPAVGRMERFRYMDKQVLLNLVKNPTGFNEGLVTMLSLPGKKNIFMAVNDNDADGRDVSWLWEVDFEMLISEIESINSFFCSGIRAEEMALRLKYADVPADKITVIKDLKQAISCSLQGEVENTYLFTTYTALWPTQKVLCSLADKEESDAHRMPSVS encoded by the coding sequence TTGCGGCTTTGTCTTTCAACCGCTGTAATTGGCGGCAAATTGTCTTCACTATTAAGCAGACTTGCCGGTGGGCAGGGATCCTCTTTGCCGGGGCTGGTTGCCAGGCGTATTTATCCACACACCTTGCGAGATTTAGCAAGCCAGGTAAAAAAGGGTATTATTATGGTAACCGGAACCAACGGCAAAACCACCACCAACAATATGATTGCTAAAGTAATGCAAGCCGGCGGGCATCAGGTGATTATTAACGAAGAGGGGGCTAACATGATCACCGGAGTTACCGCTTGCTTTATACGTTCAGCCAGTTGCACCGGCACCATTGAATACGATTATGCTTTGCTGGAGGTTGATGAAGCCTCCTTTCCTAAAGTGGTTAATGAGGTAAAGCCACAGGTTGTGGTGGTAACCAATTTTTTTCGTGATCAACTTGACAGATATGGCGAGCTTGACACCACTGTGGGTCTTGTAACTGATACGCTGAAAAAAATTAAAGATGTTACCCTGGTGTTAAATGCCGATGACCCATTGGTGGCTCAGATGGGAAAAAGCACCGGTCATAATGCCATATACTTTGGCATTGCAAAAGAGCAAGAGGATAGTGGTACGGGGGGGCAAAATAAAGAAGCTCGTTTCTGTGCCTTTTGTAATAATATATTAAACTACAGCTATTATCATTATAGTCAACTTGGTGACTATAGCTGCGAAAATTGCGGTTTTCGCAGGCCACAGGCCCATGTGGAGGCAATTGTATCGAAGCTTGAGGCAGGGGCAGGAGCTTTGACCACTGAAATATGTTATGAAAACCGCTGTGCCAATATATCTTTATACACCACCGGTTTTTATAATCTTTACAATGCTTTGGCCGCCTTTACAGTGGGTCTGGTAATGCAAATTGAAGAGCATGAAATTCAAAGGGGACTGGAAAGGTATACACCTGCCGTTGGCAGAATGGAGCGTTTCCGATATATGGACAAGCAGGTGCTGTTAAACCTGGTTAAAAACCCCACCGGTTTTAATGAAGGACTGGTTACCATGCTGTCATTGCCCGGCAAGAAGAATATATTTATGGCGGTAAATGATAATGATGCAGATGGTAGAGATGTTTCTTGGCTTTGGGAAGTGGATTTTGAAATGCTTATATCTGAAATTGAAAGTATAAACAGTTTTTTTTGCTCGGGAATAAGGGCAGAGGAAATGGCATTGCGCTTAAAATATGCTGATGTGCCGGCGGACAAAATTACTGTGATTAAGGATTTAAAGCAGGCAATTTCTTGTTCTTTACAGGGAGAAGTGGAAAACACATATTTATTTACTACCTATACAGCACTGTGGCCCACTCAAAAAGTCCTCTGCAGTTTAGCAGATAAGGAGGAAAGCGATGCTCACCGTATGCCATCTGTATCCTAA
- a CDS encoding type 1 glutamine amidotransferase — translation MLTVCHLYPNLLNLYGDRGNVIAFLQRCRWRNIPVRLLEVDIGEELDFSTIDFLFLGGGSDREQKLITEDMHKRRKALKDAIDEGLVMLAICGGYQLLGRYYKNIEGDEIPGLGLFDFYTVADNKRLIGNAVVEVEIDGETVSMTGFENHSGRTYLGDVQPMGKVLVGHGNNGKDGTEGIRYNNVFCSYLHGPLLPKNYQLTDHLIKAAIRRRGGDQFLSELNNSFEQEANKAMLKRLLKGQFG, via the coding sequence ATGCTCACCGTATGCCATCTGTATCCTAATTTATTAAACCTGTATGGTGACCGGGGAAATGTCATTGCCTTTTTACAACGATGCCGCTGGCGAAACATTCCTGTTAGGTTGTTGGAAGTAGATATAGGAGAAGAATTAGATTTCAGCACCATTGATTTTCTTTTTTTAGGCGGCGGTTCGGATCGTGAACAAAAGCTAATTACAGAAGATATGCATAAACGGAGAAAGGCTCTAAAGGATGCCATAGACGAAGGATTGGTAATGCTGGCCATCTGCGGCGGTTATCAACTTTTAGGGCGGTACTACAAAAATATAGAAGGTGATGAGATACCGGGCCTGGGTTTGTTTGACTTTTACACCGTAGCAGATAATAAAAGACTTATTGGCAATGCGGTGGTGGAAGTAGAAATAGACGGAGAAACAGTATCGATGACCGGTTTTGAAAACCACTCCGGCAGAACATATCTTGGTGATGTCCAGCCCATGGGTAAGGTTCTTGTGGGCCATGGTAATAACGGAAAGGACGGTACCGAAGGTATCCGCTATAACAATGTATTTTGTTCTTATTTGCATGGTCCGTTACTTCCAAAGAACTATCAACTTACCGATCACCTAATTAAGGCTGCCATCAGGCGTCGGGGTGGTGATCAGTTTCTGTCAGAACTTAACAATAGTTTTGAACAAGAGGCCAATAAGGCCATGTTAAAAAGACTTCTTAAAGGGCAGTTCGGATAA